The Vespula vulgaris chromosome 4, iyVesVulg1.1, whole genome shotgun sequence genome has a segment encoding these proteins:
- the LOC127063542 gene encoding DBF4-type zinc finger-containing protein 2 homolog isoform X1, producing MVVDMVDMAVDKVHMARMVDKVERVHMVRTVNKVHMAYMVDKVYMVGKVNMADKVRMAGKASKKPCEWDEPPCPPPTYCPVMNCCDPCCEPVKRCKSFDLRASIMHRCECIRRNGLQDRCMMWDCMGRPECMTKLYPVCGPGTCALLKLTDLGDINVALKKFHCADQARESALAAYCRLVCNNAYPTKCPPQPCLPACPSPVCPPPCITCCSPSPCYTPCSPCPPCSPCPPCPPCDPCGPCVPCSPCGPCGPCGPCGPCGPCGPCGPCGPCGPCDPCGPCVPYAPCSPCAPCGPCAPCGPCAPCGPCVPCGPCAPCGPCVPCGPCGPCGPCVPCGPCGPCGPCDPCGPCDPCVPCVPCPPPCPPPCPPPCLPCMPCCTPC from the exons ATGGTGGTGGACATGGTAGACATGGCGGTGGACAAGGTGCACATGGCACGCATGGTGGACAAGGTGGAAAGGGTGCACATGGTGCGCACGGTGAACAAGGTGCACATGGCATACATGGTTGACAAGGTGTACATGGTGGGCAAGGTGAACATGGCGGACAAGGTGCGCATGGCGGGCAAGGCGAGCAA AAAACCATGTGAGTGGGATGAACCACCATGTCCGCCACCTACTTATTGTCCAGTTATGAATTGTTGTGATCCATGTTGC gAACCTGTCAAACGGTGTAAAAGCTTCGATCTTCGTGCAAGTATAATGCATCGATGTGAATGTATCAGGAGGAATGGTTTACAAGATAGATGCATGATGTGGGATTGCATGGGCCGACCTGAATGTATGACAAAACTGTATCCAGTGTGTGGACCTGGAACTTGTGCACTTCTGAAGCTAACAGATTTAGGGGATATAAATGTAGCTCTTAAGAAGTTTCACTGTGCAGATCAAGCAAGAGAATCTGCATTAGCGGCATATTGCAGACTTGTTTGCAATAACGCTTATCCAACAAAATGTCCTCCACAGCCATGTTTACCAGCTTGCCCATCACCTGTATGCCCCCCACCATGTATAACTTGCTGCTCACCTTCCCCTTGTTATACACCTTGTTCACCTTGTCCACCATGTTCACCTTGTCCACCTTGTCCACCTTGTGATCCTTGTGGCCCTTGTGTCCCTTGCAGCCCCTGTGGCCCTTGCGGCCCCTGTGGCCCTTGCGGCCCCTGTGGTCCTTGCGGCCCCTGTGGCCCTTGCGGTCCCTGTGGCCCTTGTGATCCTTGTGGTCCATGTGTACCTTACGCTCCTTGCAGTCCTTGCGCCCCTTGTGGTCCTTGCGCCCCTTGTGGTCCTTGCGCCCCTTGTGGTCCTTGTGTCCCTTGTGGTCCTTGCGCCCCTTGTGGTCCTTGTGTCCCTTGCGGTCCTTGCGGTCCTTGCGGTCCTTGCGTTCCTTGCGGACCTTGCGGTCCTTGTGGCCCTTGTGATCCTTGTGGCCCTTGTGATCCGTGTGTTCCATGTGTACCATGTCCACCACCATGTCCTCCGCCGTGTCCACCACCCTGTTTACCTTGCATGCCATGCTGTACACCATGTTAA
- the LOC127063542 gene encoding DBF4-type zinc finger-containing protein 2 homolog isoform X3: MVVDMVDMAVDKVHMARMVDKVERVHMVRTVNKVHMAYMVDKVYMVGKVNMADKEPVKRCKSFDLRASIMHRCECIRRNGLQDRCMMWDCMGRPECMTKLYPVCGPGTCALLKLTDLGDINVALKKFHCADQARESALAAYCRLVCNNAYPTKCPPQPCLPACPSPVCPPPCITCCSPSPCYTPCSPCPPCSPCPPCPPCDPCGPCVPCSPCGPCGPCGPCGPCGPCGPCGPCGPCGPCDPCGPCVPYAPCSPCAPCGPCAPCGPCAPCGPCVPCGPCAPCGPCVPCGPCGPCGPCVPCGPCGPCGPCDPCGPCDPCVPCVPCPPPCPPPCPPPCLPCMPCCTPC; this comes from the exons ATGGTGGTGGACATGGTAGACATGGCGGTGGACAAGGTGCACATGGCACGCATGGTGGACAAGGTGGAAAGGGTGCACATGGTGCGCACGGTGAACAAGGTGCACATGGCATACATGGTTGACAAGGTGTACATGGTGGGCAAGGTGAACATGGCGGACAAG gAACCTGTCAAACGGTGTAAAAGCTTCGATCTTCGTGCAAGTATAATGCATCGATGTGAATGTATCAGGAGGAATGGTTTACAAGATAGATGCATGATGTGGGATTGCATGGGCCGACCTGAATGTATGACAAAACTGTATCCAGTGTGTGGACCTGGAACTTGTGCACTTCTGAAGCTAACAGATTTAGGGGATATAAATGTAGCTCTTAAGAAGTTTCACTGTGCAGATCAAGCAAGAGAATCTGCATTAGCGGCATATTGCAGACTTGTTTGCAATAACGCTTATCCAACAAAATGTCCTCCACAGCCATGTTTACCAGCTTGCCCATCACCTGTATGCCCCCCACCATGTATAACTTGCTGCTCACCTTCCCCTTGTTATACACCTTGTTCACCTTGTCCACCATGTTCACCTTGTCCACCTTGTCCACCTTGTGATCCTTGTGGCCCTTGTGTCCCTTGCAGCCCCTGTGGCCCTTGCGGCCCCTGTGGCCCTTGCGGCCCCTGTGGTCCTTGCGGCCCCTGTGGCCCTTGCGGTCCCTGTGGCCCTTGTGATCCTTGTGGTCCATGTGTACCTTACGCTCCTTGCAGTCCTTGCGCCCCTTGTGGTCCTTGCGCCCCTTGTGGTCCTTGCGCCCCTTGTGGTCCTTGTGTCCCTTGTGGTCCTTGCGCCCCTTGTGGTCCTTGTGTCCCTTGCGGTCCTTGCGGTCCTTGCGGTCCTTGCGTTCCTTGCGGACCTTGCGGTCCTTGTGGCCCTTGTGATCCTTGTGGCCCTTGTGATCCGTGTGTTCCATGTGTACCATGTCCACCACCATGTCCTCCGCCGTGTCCACCACCCTGTTTACCTTGCATGCCATGCTGTACACCATGTTAA
- the LOC127063559 gene encoding transcription initiation factor TFIID subunit 10-like — protein sequence MTENFERDIPPMYTNEEPKTAGQPLSDFLLQLEDYTPTVPDAISEHYLHTAGFNTTDPRIVRLVSLAAQKFISEIANDALQHCKTRGANQNTKTKGKDRRYMLTMEDLTPAVAEYGIIVKKPHYFV from the exons ATGACAGAAAACTTTGAAAGGGATATTCCACCAATGTATACAAATGAAGAACCGAAAACAGCTGGTCAACCACTCTCCGATTTCCTTTTACAACTGGAAGATTATACACCAACG GTACCTGATGCTATCAGCGAACATTACTTACATACTGCTGGTTTTAATACTACCGATCCtagaat AGTACGTTTAGTATCCCTAGCAGCTCAAAAGTTTATTTCCGAAATTGCTAATGATGCCCTTCAACACTGTAAAACACGTGGTGCTAATcaaaatacaaaaacaaaaggaaaggatCGTCGTTATATGCTTACTATGGAAGACTTGACACCTGCTGTTGCAGAATATGGCATTATAGTTAAGAAACCACACtattttgtttaa
- the LOC127063542 gene encoding DBF4-type zinc finger-containing protein 2 homolog isoform X2 codes for MPCDGKNPNCDRRRELLAQLKCLVSSMDRKKPCEWDEPPCPPPTYCPVMNCCDPCCEPVKRCKSFDLRASIMHRCECIRRNGLQDRCMMWDCMGRPECMTKLYPVCGPGTCALLKLTDLGDINVALKKFHCADQARESALAAYCRLVCNNAYPTKCPPQPCLPACPSPVCPPPCITCCSPSPCYTPCSPCPPCSPCPPCPPCDPCGPCVPCSPCGPCGPCGPCGPCGPCGPCGPCGPCGPCDPCGPCVPYAPCSPCAPCGPCAPCGPCAPCGPCVPCGPCAPCGPCVPCGPCGPCGPCVPCGPCGPCGPCDPCGPCDPCVPCVPCPPPCPPPCPPPCLPCMPCCTPC; via the exons ATGCCTTGCGATGGAAAAAATCCGAATTGTGACAGAAGACGTGAATTATTAGCACAACTAAAATGTTTAGTCAGCTCTATggatagaaa AAAACCATGTGAGTGGGATGAACCACCATGTCCGCCACCTACTTATTGTCCAGTTATGAATTGTTGTGATCCATGTTGC gAACCTGTCAAACGGTGTAAAAGCTTCGATCTTCGTGCAAGTATAATGCATCGATGTGAATGTATCAGGAGGAATGGTTTACAAGATAGATGCATGATGTGGGATTGCATGGGCCGACCTGAATGTATGACAAAACTGTATCCAGTGTGTGGACCTGGAACTTGTGCACTTCTGAAGCTAACAGATTTAGGGGATATAAATGTAGCTCTTAAGAAGTTTCACTGTGCAGATCAAGCAAGAGAATCTGCATTAGCGGCATATTGCAGACTTGTTTGCAATAACGCTTATCCAACAAAATGTCCTCCACAGCCATGTTTACCAGCTTGCCCATCACCTGTATGCCCCCCACCATGTATAACTTGCTGCTCACCTTCCCCTTGTTATACACCTTGTTCACCTTGTCCACCATGTTCACCTTGTCCACCTTGTCCACCTTGTGATCCTTGTGGCCCTTGTGTCCCTTGCAGCCCCTGTGGCCCTTGCGGCCCCTGTGGCCCTTGCGGCCCCTGTGGTCCTTGCGGCCCCTGTGGCCCTTGCGGTCCCTGTGGCCCTTGTGATCCTTGTGGTCCATGTGTACCTTACGCTCCTTGCAGTCCTTGCGCCCCTTGTGGTCCTTGCGCCCCTTGTGGTCCTTGCGCCCCTTGTGGTCCTTGTGTCCCTTGTGGTCCTTGCGCCCCTTGTGGTCCTTGTGTCCCTTGCGGTCCTTGCGGTCCTTGCGGTCCTTGCGTTCCTTGCGGACCTTGCGGTCCTTGTGGCCCTTGTGATCCTTGTGGCCCTTGTGATCCGTGTGTTCCATGTGTACCATGTCCACCACCATGTCCTCCGCCGTGTCCACCACCCTGTTTACCTTGCATGCCATGCTGTACACCATGTTAA